From Microscilla marina ATCC 23134, one genomic window encodes:
- a CDS encoding SufE family protein, with product MSIQEIQDEIIEDFSLFDTWEDKYSYIIEMGKKLAPLSEEYKTTDNKIKGCQSNVWLHTHMEDDKLVFDGDSDSIIVKGLVSLLIRVLSGHKPESIATSELYFIDKIGMKQHLSMTRANGLAAMVKQMKLYGVAYQSKVG from the coding sequence ATGAGCATTCAAGAAATTCAAGATGAAATTATAGAGGACTTTTCTCTTTTCGATACTTGGGAAGATAAATATAGCTACATTATCGAAATGGGTAAAAAACTAGCCCCCTTGAGTGAAGAATACAAGACTACTGACAATAAAATCAAAGGATGCCAGTCAAATGTGTGGTTACATACACATATGGAAGATGATAAGTTAGTTTTTGATGGGGACAGTGATTCTATCATTGTAAAAGGTTTGGTAAGTTTGCTTATTCGTGTATTATCAGGACATAAGCCTGAAAGCATTGCAACATCAGAGTTGTACTTTATTGATAAAATAGGAATGAAACAGCATTTGTCTATGACTCGTGCCAATGGGTTGGCAGCTATGGTTAAGCAGATGAAGTTATATGGAGTAGCTTATCAATCAAAGGTAGGCTAA
- a CDS encoding NUDIX hydrolase encodes MDIFIHDKHISIYKNDDADNVELYSQVIDFSQEKTTLPAKLNAQVVFKCPGLETIKQFIQGLVDQHYPPLKHCVILANDKKACKKAIKSLFYTLKAAGGLVTNQSNQYLLIYRLAKWDLPKGKAEKGETSKITALREVEEECNINVKIEHFICATWHYYPQKGKQILKKTDWYTMQCIDDSHLKPQTIEDIEKVEWMDDEQLPQALNNSYNSIVFVFEQYFNQMK; translated from the coding sequence ATGGATATATTTATACACGACAAGCATATTTCAATTTATAAAAACGACGATGCAGACAATGTTGAACTTTATAGCCAAGTAATTGATTTCAGTCAGGAAAAAACCACTTTACCTGCAAAACTTAATGCACAAGTAGTATTTAAGTGTCCCGGTTTAGAAACAATCAAACAGTTTATTCAAGGCCTTGTAGACCAACACTATCCACCCCTCAAGCATTGTGTCATTTTAGCCAATGATAAAAAAGCCTGTAAAAAGGCCATCAAGTCTTTGTTTTACACCTTAAAGGCGGCAGGGGGGCTAGTCACCAACCAAAGTAATCAGTACTTACTCATTTATCGCCTGGCAAAGTGGGACTTACCTAAGGGGAAAGCTGAAAAAGGAGAAACCAGTAAAATAACTGCCTTACGAGAAGTGGAAGAAGAATGTAACATCAACGTGAAAATTGAGCACTTTATATGCGCCACCTGGCACTATTACCCACAAAAAGGCAAACAAATACTTAAGAAAACCGATTGGTACACCATGCAATGCATTGATGACAGTCACTTGAAACCACAAACAATAGAAGATATAGAAAAAGTAGAATGGATGGATGATGAGCAGCTGCCACAAGCGTTAAATAACAGCTATAACTCTATAGTGTTTGTATTTGAGCAATACTTCAACCAAATGAAGTAA
- a CDS encoding GAF domain-containing protein, giving the protein MKEQKYGLNTLFQRNSVIGRLFWLYVPLFWVFASGWYLITLRAQDQNKELTTIKNRHQDIQRNCQNLDIAVQTSIHLRKSRVLFKHTTNIDSIWSNRAETYLDSLSNISNKLDDKALKQKVKQVRGLMITLEKQFGRLNKFDFSALTTQNDGMFDDKKPTQASQDFEDIDRQINNLSINIHRTLNEAVVYHEVALKDRMALLKRKNLSNANYYAVFAFFILMAGIIISFIVLPRTISFVEELKQHINNLLHGKFPGKLRKSVYEMNDLVDKIDELTDSFRKLEVFAEEVGTGNFDTDIQVFDEEGDVGQSLAKMQNSLRQIAVANQQRNWFNEGFAKFGNILRNDEEQSFELFYESIITNLVKYLEVNQGGVFVLNEQGTTNKPVLELKASYAYNRTKYLKKELTKEDGLVGQAWREADVVYVTDIPYDYIELSSGLGGARPKSILIVPLLTGDDQLMGVVELASFDKFPEYKIDFVKQLSESIAGTISRVKTSIQNQQLLHESQQMAKQVRIRDKEKERTMKELITTKSHMEQANRELEAELNVINESFTVLELDADGNYTEANALIQKVSGYSRAELVGRHYTVLLRHKAGAVQKEWNSIVEGKLVKGEFVRYAKDGHKFWLYEIVYPVYNAKGELKKINSIGYEITKQKEQEGRINEQLQALQVNEEKVMKRIKEVRENANLKLKRLKEDFAKQIEEKDRIIDTLRG; this is encoded by the coding sequence ATGAAAGAACAAAAATATGGCTTAAATACGTTGTTTCAGCGCAACTCCGTTATCGGTAGGTTGTTTTGGTTGTATGTGCCTTTGTTTTGGGTGTTTGCCAGTGGATGGTATTTGATTACCCTTAGAGCACAGGATCAAAACAAAGAGTTGACTACTATTAAAAATCGCCACCAAGACATTCAGCGGAATTGTCAGAACCTGGATATAGCAGTTCAAACCTCTATCCACTTGCGTAAAAGCCGGGTGCTGTTCAAACACACCACTAATATAGATTCTATCTGGAGTAACCGTGCGGAGACTTACCTAGACTCTTTATCGAACATAAGCAACAAGCTTGATGACAAAGCATTGAAGCAAAAGGTAAAACAAGTACGTGGTTTAATGATTACATTAGAAAAGCAATTTGGGCGTTTGAATAAATTTGACTTTTCTGCTTTGACTACACAGAATGATGGGATGTTTGATGATAAGAAGCCTACCCAGGCATCACAAGACTTTGAAGATATAGATCGCCAGATTAATAATTTGAGCATTAATATACACCGTACCTTAAACGAGGCTGTTGTATACCACGAAGTAGCACTCAAAGATCGTATGGCATTGCTTAAACGTAAAAACCTAAGCAATGCTAATTATTATGCTGTGTTTGCTTTTTTTATTTTAATGGCAGGCATTATCATTTCTTTCATTGTATTGCCCCGCACCATTAGTTTTGTAGAAGAGCTAAAACAACATATCAACAATTTGTTGCATGGTAAGTTTCCTGGAAAACTCAGGAAATCGGTGTATGAAATGAATGATTTGGTAGATAAAATAGATGAATTAACAGATAGTTTTAGAAAGCTTGAAGTATTTGCCGAAGAAGTAGGAACTGGAAACTTTGATACAGATATACAGGTGTTTGATGAAGAAGGAGATGTAGGGCAGTCATTGGCAAAGATGCAGAATAGCTTGAGACAAATTGCAGTAGCTAACCAGCAACGTAACTGGTTTAACGAAGGGTTTGCAAAGTTTGGAAATATTTTGCGAAACGATGAAGAGCAGAGCTTTGAGTTGTTTTATGAAAGTATTATCACTAACCTGGTAAAATATCTTGAGGTTAACCAAGGAGGTGTATTTGTGTTGAATGAACAAGGAACAACAAATAAACCTGTGCTGGAATTGAAAGCATCTTATGCTTATAACCGGACAAAATATCTTAAAAAAGAACTGACAAAAGAAGATGGCTTAGTAGGACAAGCCTGGCGCGAAGCAGATGTAGTATATGTGACGGATATTCCTTACGACTATATCGAGCTCTCTTCTGGGTTGGGAGGTGCCAGACCAAAAAGTATCTTGATTGTGCCTTTACTTACTGGAGACGACCAACTAATGGGAGTAGTAGAATTGGCCTCTTTTGACAAGTTTCCTGAATATAAAATTGATTTTGTCAAACAGTTGAGCGAGAGTATTGCAGGAACTATTTCCAGGGTAAAAACCTCCATCCAAAATCAACAACTTTTGCATGAGTCGCAGCAAATGGCAAAGCAAGTAAGAATTCGTGATAAAGAAAAAGAGCGGACAATGAAGGAGTTAATTACAACTAAAAGCCACATGGAGCAAGCCAATCGTGAGCTGGAAGCTGAACTAAATGTGATTAACGAATCATTTACGGTGTTGGAACTGGATGCTGATGGTAATTATACAGAGGCTAATGCACTCATTCAAAAAGTTTCTGGTTATAGTCGTGCCGAACTTGTAGGAAGGCATTATACGGTGTTGTTGCGCCATAAGGCAGGAGCAGTACAAAAAGAATGGAATAGCATAGTAGAAGGTAAGTTGGTCAAAGGTGAGTTTGTTCGTTACGCCAAAGATGGTCATAAATTTTGGCTGTACGAAATAGTGTATCCGGTATATAATGCCAAGGGAGAGCTAAAGAAAATAAACTCTATTGGCTACGAAATTACCAAGCAAAAAGAACAAGAGGGGCGTATTAATGAGCAGCTTCAGGCATTACAAGTAAATGAAGAGAAGGTGATGAAAAGAATTAAAGAGGTGAGAGAAAACGCCAATCTTAAATTAAAAAGACTCAAAGAAGACTTTGCGAAGCAAATAGAAGAAAAAGATCGAATTATTGACACACTTAGAGGTTAA
- a CDS encoding DUF59 domain-containing protein: MKTNQLETPDLKEKVVEALKTVYDPEIPIDIYELGLIYEIKVFPVNNVYILMTLTTPNCPSVEELPAEVKNKVLAIEGVNDVELDMTFEPPYHQDMMSEAAKLELGFL; this comes from the coding sequence ATGAAAACTAATCAACTCGAAACGCCTGACTTGAAAGAGAAAGTCGTAGAGGCATTGAAGACTGTATACGACCCGGAGATACCAATAGATATATATGAGTTAGGTTTGATTTACGAAATCAAAGTTTTTCCGGTAAACAACGTATATATTTTAATGACATTAACTACGCCCAATTGCCCCTCAGTAGAAGAGTTACCCGCTGAGGTAAAAAACAAAGTATTGGCTATAGAGGGAGTAAATGATGTAGAGTTGGACATGACCTTTGAACCCCCATATCATCAAGATATGATGTCAGAGGCAGCCAAACTTGAGTTAGGCTTTTTATAA
- a CDS encoding BrxA/BrxB family bacilliredoxin — protein sequence MYPEELVVPMRLDLTQAGVQELKTVEDVDGFFKDAKGTALMVINSVCGCAAGAARPGIKLALSETAHKPGSVVTVFAGVDKEATAKAREYMLPYPPSSPSVALFKDGELVHFVERHHIEGRTPQMIADNLLGAFDEHCK from the coding sequence ATGTACCCAGAAGAATTAGTTGTTCCAATGCGTCTTGATTTAACCCAAGCAGGTGTTCAGGAGCTAAAGACTGTAGAAGATGTAGATGGCTTTTTTAAAGATGCCAAAGGAACTGCTTTGATGGTGATAAACTCTGTATGTGGTTGTGCTGCTGGAGCTGCTCGCCCAGGTATTAAACTTGCTTTATCTGAAACTGCTCATAAGCCAGGTTCAGTAGTAACTGTTTTTGCTGGGGTAGACAAAGAAGCGACTGCCAAAGCGCGCGAATACATGTTGCCTTATCCTCCATCATCACCCTCAGTGGCTTTGTTCAAAGACGGAGAATTGGTTCATTTTGTAGAGCGTCATCATATAGAAGGTCGTACGCCACAAATGATTGCTGACAACTTGTTAGGCGCTTTTGATGAGCACTGCAAGTAG
- the pyrE gene encoding orotate phosphoribosyltransferase → MSNQKNIAETVAAMLLEVEAVQVRPDQPFRWSSGWYSPIYCDGRLTLSFPKVRKFIKSEFIQLIKKEYPTVEAIAGVATAGIPQGAMIADELELPFLYVRSKAKGHGKENLVEGKLTKGQKVVVIEDVLSTGGSSIKAVEALREAGVEVLGIVAMFTYGFDVMEQNMADADLKFNTLSNYTTLVVEFSHRHDLSEKIMASLHEWRRDPAKWQPREIDA, encoded by the coding sequence ATGTCTAACCAGAAAAATATAGCGGAAACAGTAGCTGCTATGTTACTCGAAGTAGAAGCAGTTCAGGTACGCCCCGATCAACCTTTTCGCTGGAGTTCAGGTTGGTATTCTCCTATATATTGCGATGGTCGTCTGACATTGTCTTTTCCTAAAGTACGCAAATTTATCAAATCAGAATTTATACAATTGATAAAAAAGGAATATCCTACTGTAGAAGCCATTGCTGGTGTGGCTACAGCAGGCATTCCTCAAGGAGCTATGATTGCCGATGAGCTTGAGCTGCCATTTTTGTATGTGCGCTCAAAAGCTAAAGGACATGGTAAAGAGAACCTGGTAGAAGGTAAGCTTACCAAAGGTCAAAAAGTAGTAGTCATAGAAGATGTATTATCTACCGGAGGTAGCTCTATCAAAGCAGTAGAAGCATTGCGTGAAGCAGGTGTAGAGGTATTGGGGATAGTGGCGATGTTTACCTATGGGTTTGACGTAATGGAGCAAAATATGGCCGATGCTGATCTCAAGTTTAATACATTGAGCAACTACACTACATTGGTGGTAGAATTTTCTCACCGCCACGATTTGAGCGAAAAAATTATGGCTTCGTTGCATGAATGGCGGCGAGATCCTGCTAAGTGGCAACCCCGCGAAATAGACGCATAG
- a CDS encoding DUF3822 family protein, translating into MDATDKLSIREVSFQDDAFDIQALGNYNLYLSIGQDGLEICVIDTQTNRCLILEHYSFYVNLSHNQLTSHLNWIYDNHLFLKAYRWNEIKIAYRGKAFTLVPQALFEEDEAVKYLKHLTDVTIDQTICYSEIENLNIMNVFLVETELVAWFENIYALSEKMSFVHQTASLLKGLKQQRQSGPSGLAQLFLHVESEYLTLSILKDDQLEFCNVFAYKTEQDFLYYVLLVIDELRYFPDKSIVNLTGNIMPDSSIYKLLDQYIQKVEITLNQSSVSWVKFNDKFDKDVYQYFDLFSLHL; encoded by the coding sequence TTGGACGCAACAGACAAATTATCTATCAGAGAAGTAAGTTTCCAGGATGATGCCTTTGATATACAAGCATTAGGAAATTACAATTTGTACTTGTCGATAGGGCAAGACGGGTTGGAAATATGTGTAATAGATACCCAAACTAATCGCTGCCTTATACTAGAGCATTATAGCTTCTATGTAAACCTCTCTCATAACCAGTTGACTTCTCACCTAAACTGGATATATGACAATCATTTGTTTTTAAAAGCTTACCGTTGGAACGAAATTAAAATAGCTTATCGTGGCAAAGCTTTTACTTTAGTCCCCCAGGCATTGTTTGAAGAAGATGAAGCGGTAAAATACCTAAAGCACTTAACCGATGTAACCATTGACCAAACAATCTGCTACTCGGAGATCGAAAATTTGAATATAATGAATGTGTTTTTGGTAGAAACCGAGTTGGTTGCTTGGTTTGAAAACATTTATGCTTTGTCTGAAAAGATGAGCTTTGTACATCAAACTGCTTCATTGCTCAAAGGCCTGAAGCAACAAAGACAATCAGGTCCTTCTGGGTTGGCACAACTTTTTTTGCATGTAGAAAGTGAATATCTTACTTTGAGTATACTCAAAGATGACCAGCTAGAGTTTTGTAATGTATTTGCTTATAAAACAGAACAAGACTTTTTATACTATGTGCTGTTGGTAATAGATGAGTTAAGGTACTTTCCTGACAAAAGCATTGTTAATTTGACCGGAAATATTATGCCTGACTCTAGTATCTACAAGTTGCTCGACCAGTATATTCAAAAAGTAGAAATCACCTTGAATCAATCATCAGTTTCCTGGGTTAAATTCAATGATAAGTTTGACAAGGACGTTTACCAGTACTTCGACCTATTTAGCCTTCATTTATAG